The following are from one region of the Bradyrhizobium septentrionale genome:
- a CDS encoding IS1182 family transposase yields the protein MSKYFRPWNIDQTLLLPPNVQDFVPKGHVSRFMVDLVRESLDLREIMGSYVSGLGQPPFDPRMMVALLLHSYASGLYSSRRIAKACRERNDFVMIVALDAPDFRTISDFRKRHLKALGALFVQVLKLCETAGLVKLGHVALDGTKIKANASKHKAMSYERMKKREAELKAEVARMLAAAEAADASEDETFGNSDELPDWTVDKQKRLAKIQQAMAALEADAKLAAEEERRIEAEKEQQRQAEGRKKPGKPAALPSEEPNPKAQRNFTDPESRIMKSKDGFVQAYNAQAAVDAHAQIIVAQELTQHGSDQGQLVPLIEAIESNLGRKPRQASADSGYCSEANLEALDTRSIDGYVAPGRAKHPTVANGKVGGPLTQAMRKKIDDGGFETPYRLRKQVVEPVFGQIKQARGFRQFLLRGIEKVRAEWTMICTVHNLLKLFNLANAA from the coding sequence ATGAGCAAGTATTTTCGGCCTTGGAACATCGATCAGACGCTGCTTCTGCCGCCGAATGTGCAGGACTTCGTGCCGAAAGGCCATGTCTCGCGGTTTATGGTTGATCTGGTGCGGGAGAGCCTCGATCTCAGGGAGATCATGGGCAGCTATGTGAGCGGGCTTGGGCAGCCGCCGTTTGATCCGCGGATGATGGTGGCGCTGCTGCTGCATAGCTATGCGAGTGGGCTGTATTCGTCGCGTCGGATTGCCAAGGCCTGCCGGGAGCGGAACGATTTTGTGATGATCGTGGCGCTGGATGCGCCGGATTTTCGGACGATCAGCGACTTTCGCAAGCGACATTTGAAGGCGCTCGGCGCGCTATTCGTGCAGGTTCTGAAGTTGTGCGAGACGGCCGGGCTGGTCAAGCTCGGTCATGTCGCGCTGGATGGTACGAAGATCAAGGCGAACGCGTCGAAACACAAGGCGATGAGTTATGAGCGCATGAAGAAGCGCGAGGCGGAATTGAAGGCCGAGGTCGCTCGCATGCTGGCGGCCGCCGAGGCGGCGGATGCCTCGGAGGATGAGACTTTCGGCAACAGCGACGAACTGCCGGACTGGACCGTCGACAAGCAGAAACGGCTGGCGAAGATCCAGCAAGCGATGGCGGCGCTGGAAGCGGACGCCAAACTGGCGGCGGAGGAAGAGCGCCGCATCGAGGCCGAAAAGGAACAGCAGCGCCAGGCCGAAGGCCGCAAGAAGCCGGGCAAACCGGCGGCGCTGCCATCGGAGGAACCCAATCCCAAGGCGCAACGCAACTTCACCGATCCGGAAAGCCGCATCATGAAGTCGAAGGATGGCTTCGTTCAGGCCTATAATGCCCAGGCGGCCGTCGATGCACATGCCCAGATCATTGTCGCGCAAGAACTGACCCAGCACGGCAGCGATCAGGGCCAGTTGGTGCCCCTGATCGAGGCCATCGAGAGCAATCTTGGCCGCAAGCCGCGGCAGGCCTCAGCGGATTCCGGCTACTGCAGCGAAGCCAATCTCGAAGCGCTCGACACACGCAGCATCGATGGCTATGTCGCGCCCGGACGCGCCAAACACCCGACAGTAGCGAACGGAAAAGTCGGCGGCCCGCTGACACAGGCCATGCGAAAGAAGATCGACGATGGCGGCTTCGAAACACCCTACCGATTGCGAAAGCAAGTGGTGGAGCCGGTGTTCGGACAGATCAAACAGGCAAGAGGCTTCCGCCAGTTCCTGTTGCGGGGCATCGAGAAAGTGCGCGCCGAGTGGACAATGATCTGCACCGTCCATAACCTCCTCAAGCTGTTCAACCTCGCAAACGCAGCCTGA